GTTTTTCTTCTGGTTTTGGAAAAGTAGATTCATCAAACTTTCTCATAGTTTTCATAAGCCATGGAACATGAGCATAATTAAAAACTGCAAATCTATCCGTATCTAAAGTAATCATTTTTTCTAGTGTTTTTCTAAAACTTTTTTTAGTTTGATGAGGAAGTCCATAAATTAAATCAGTATTTACAGAATGAATTCCTGCATCACGTGCAATTTTGATTACATTTTGTGTTAATTCAAAAGGTTGAATTCTATGAATAGTTTTTTGAACTTGTTCATCTAAATCTTGTACACCAAAACTTAATCTATTACAACCTCCAGCTTTTAAAACGTCCATATGCTCTTTTGTAAAGAATCTTGGATCAACTTCACATGAAACTTCAGCATCTGCTCTAAAATTTGGAAATACTTCTTTTACAGCATTTATAACCTCTTCTAGTTGCTTAGGAGAGAAAAAAGTTGGTGTTCCTCCACCAAAGTGCATTTGAGTAACTTCTCTGTTAGTATTCAAATGCTCTTTTAATATATTTAATTCTTTTTTTAAGTATGTAATATATTCAACTTTTTTTTCTTCTTTTGAAGTAAAAATAGTATTACATCCACAAAAATAACAAGCACTTCTACAAAATGGCATATGTATATAAATAGAGATTGCTCTATCATCACTTTGGTTTTTGTAGTAAGCTTTTAAATCATCTTGTGTAAATTCTTCACTAAACTCTGGAGCTGTTGGATATGATGTATATCTTGGTCCTGGTCTTGAATATTTTTCAAATTTTTTAAAATCAATCATATTAAGAGTTTCTCTTTCTATCTAACCAAACCATTACACCTTTTTGTGCATGTAGTCTGTTTTCTGCTTCTTCAAAAATTAAACTTTGAGAGCCTTCCATTACTTCCTCACTTACTTCGTAACCTCTGTATGCTGGTAAACAGTGTAAGAAAATAGCTTTATCTTGAGCTAAATTCATCATCTTTTGGTCAACAATATAACCATCAAAGTCTTTAAGTCTTTGCTCTTTTTCATCTTCTTGTCCCATTGAAACCCAAGTATCAGTTGTAACAACTGTTGCATCTTTTACCGCATCTTTAGGATTATTTCCAATAGTGATTTTAGCACCTGAAAGTTTTGCCATCTCTAAAGCTTTTTCTAAAATCTCAGCATTAACCTCGTAACCTTTAGGTGTTGCAATTCTAAGTTCAAATCCTATTTTTGCACATAAGTTTAACCATGAATGAGCAAGATTATTTCCATCACCTACATATGCTACTACTAAGTCTTTATCCAAACCTGCTTCTTGAATTGTCATATAATCAGCCATTAATTGAACTGGATGGTACTCTGTTGTTAAACCATTTATTACAGGAACTTTTGAATACTTTGTAAATTCTTCAATTTTTTCATGTCCAAAAGTTCTAATCATAACCATATCTACCATACTTGAAATTACTCTTGAAGTATCACTTAAAGGTTCACCACGTCCAAGTTGTATATCATTTGATGAAAGGAAAAGTCCTACTCCACCTAATTGGTAAATACCAGTTTCAAAAGATACTCTAGTTCTTGTAGAACTTTTTTCAAATATCATTCCTAAAGTTTGCTTTGGCATATACTCTTTGAAGTCTTTGTTTTTAGTCTCTTCTTTGATTTGCTTAGCAAGTTCTAATATCTCAAGAATCTCTTCTTTTGTATAATCTGCTAATGTTAAGAAATGTCTCATAATTATTTCCTCTGTAATTAATAAAAGCTGATATTCTATATGAATTAGCATTATTACTAACTTAAATTTGACTTTATTTAAATAAAAGTTTAGAGATTTAGGTAATAAAAAACTCAATAAAAAGCCCATATAATGACACTTTTGTGACAAATTGTGTTATTTGGGATTAAGAAAATCTCATCTATACTTACGAATATTTTTAAGGAAAAGTAAATGATTGAAGAGATTTTAAAAAGAGATGGTTCAAAGCAAAAATTTGAAGCATATAAAATAGAAGATGTAATAAAAAATGCATTTAAAAGTGTTAATATTGTTTACTCACAAGCAGTTTTTTTTAATGTTATTGAGTTAATTAAACAAAAAAGAGTCGTAGCAGTTGAAGATATTCAAGATATTATTGAAAAAGAGTTATATAAAGCTAGATATTTTGAAGTAATGAAATCTTTTATTGTTTATAGACATTTACATAAAATACAAAGAGAACAAGTTTTACAACTTGAAACAGATACTACATATATAAATTCAAGTCAAACTATACAAGAGTATATAAATGGTTCTGACTGGCGTATTAAAGCCAATTCAAATACTGGATATTCACATGCGGGACTTATAAATAATAGTGCAGGAAAAGTTATTGCAAACTATTGGCTTGATAAAGTTTATTCAAAAGAAGAAGGATATGCACATAGAAATGCTGATTATCATATACATGATTTGGATTGTTTAAGTGGTTATTGTGCGGGTTGGTCTTTAAGGGTTTTACTTGATGAAGGTTTTAATGGTGTTAGAGGTAGAGTTGAAAGTTCTGCTCCAAAGCATTTTAGAGAAGCTTTAGGACAAATGGCAAACTTTTTGGGAATATTACAAAGTGAATGGGCAGGAGCTCAAGCTTTTTCTTCTTTTGATACTTATTTAGCACCTTATGTTTTTAAAGATAAACTCTCATACAGTGAAATAAAAAAAGCTGTTAGATCATTTATTTATAATTTAAATGTTCCAGCACGTTGGGGACAAAGCCCTTTTACAAATATTACAATTGATTGGACAGTTCCACAAGATTTAAAAGATCAAATTCCTACTTCAAATCAAGAACATCTATTAAAAGATGTTAAAGATGATGAACTATTAGAAGCAATTAAACAAAAAGGCTACTCTACTTTTGAGCAATTAACATACAAAGATTTTCAAAAAGAGATGAATCTTATTAACAAAGCTTATTATGAAGTAATGACTCAAGGTGATAAAACAGGTCAACCTTTTACTTTCCCAATTCCAACAGTAAATATTACAGAAGATTTTGATTGGTATGGTGAAAATACTGATATATTATTTGAAAACACTGCAAAAATAGGGTCTTCATATTTTCAGAATTTTATTGGAAGTCAATATATAAAAGATGAAAATGGAAAACTAATACCAAATGATAAGGCATATAAACCAGGTCATGTAAGATCAATGTGTTGCAGATTACAGCTTGACTTAAGAGAGTTACTAAAACGTGGTGGTGGTCTTTTTGGAAGTGCTGAAATGACAGGAAGTATTGGTGTTGTAACTATAAATATGGCTAGACTTGGCTTTTTATATAAGCAAGATATTAATGGTTTATTAAAAAGATTAGAAGAGTTAATGTTTTTAGCTAAATCAACACTAGAGAAAAAAAGAGTATTTGTTCAAGATATGTATGATAGAGGACTTTTCCCTTATACACAAAGATATCTACCTGGCTTTAATAATCATTTCTCAACAATTGGTGTAAATGGTATGAATGAGATGATTAAAAACTACTTTGAAAATGACACTGATTTATCAAGTGAACTTGGAAATACTTTTTGTAGTGAAATTTTAGATTTTATGAGAGATAAAATGATTGAGTTTCAAGAAGAAACTGGAAATCTTTATAATCTTGAAGCAACACCTGCTGAAGGGACTACTTATAGGTTCGCAAAAGAAGATAAAAAAAGATATGAAAATATTATTCAAGCAGGTAGCGAAGATAATATTTATTATACAAATTCATCACAATTACCAGTAGATTTTACTGATGATCCTTTTGAAGCCTTAAGCTTACAAGATGAACTACAGTGTAAATACACAGGAGGAACAGTTTTACATCTTTATATGAATGAAAAATTGTCTTCAATAGATGCTTGTAGAAAATTTGTAAAAAATACAATTTCTAATTTTAAATTACCATATATAACAGTTACACCGCTATTTTCAGTATGTGAAAAACATGGTTACTTAAATGGAGAACATGAATTTTGCCCAAAATGTGATGAAGAAATCTTAGCAAAGGAGAAAAGTAATGAACAAACAAGAAGTGCTTGATGCAAATGAAAATAAAAGAACAAGATGTATGGTTTATACAAGAGTTATGGGTTATCACAGACCTGTTGAGAGTTTTAATATTGGAAAAAAAGCTGAACATAAACAAAGAGTAAAATTTGTTGAATCAAAGAATTGTTTATAATCTAACTAAGTTTACAACAACTGATTACGTAGGACACTTGTCTTGCGTAATTTGGTTTATAAAGTGTAACTTTAGATGTGAGTATTGCTATAACGATGATTTAGTTTACTCTAAAACTGGTAACTACTCATTAGATGAATGCTTAGAGTTTTTAAAAACTAGAGTAGGGTTATTAGATGCAGTTGTATTATCAGGTGGTGAAGCTAGTATTCATAATTTAGTTGATTTTTGTATTGAGCTTAAAAAGCTTGGCTTTAAAATTAAACTAGATACAAATGGAACAAACCCAAAACAAATAAAAAAATTAATTTCTTTAAATTTGATTGATTATATGGCCATTGATTTTAAAGCAACAAAAGAAAAGTTTTATGAAATTACTAAAACTAATATGTATGATGAATATATAAAAACTATAAAATATTTAATAAAAATTAACTTTGATTTTGAAATTAGAACGACGGTCCATTCACAACTTTTAAACAGTGATGATATAAATGAGATGATTACTGTATTAGAAAATATTGGATATAAAAATACTTATTATTTACAAAACTTTTTACAAACCCCTACAAATATAGGAGATATTAAAGAAGAAAGTATATTTAATAAAGATGATATTAAATCAAATACTTTAAATATTACTTGGAGAAATTAAATAACCCTGACCAGAAGCATTTTGTATTAAGTCTCTTGAAGTTTTTAGTCTTAATCTTTTTATAAAGGTTCTAAGCCTTTCATCATTTACTTCTTCTTCCCAAATCGTTTCTTTTATTGTTGAAGCTTCTACAACTTCATTTTGATGTTTTAATAATAAGTAAAAAAACTCTTTTTCTCTTTTCGTTAAACTTATCAATACCCCGTCCTTATACAATGTAGTGGAATTATTATCAAAAACAAAACCATCTTTTAATTTAACTTTTCTTCGTTTATTTAATGTTGGTGCAATTTTATTAATATGCTCTAATACCTCATCAGGATCAAAAGGCTTTATAAAATATTTATTTATTCCTATATCAATAGCTTTTAGCAGTTTTTCTTTATCTGAATGTGCACTTAGAACAATAATTGGAGTTAATTCATCTATTTCTTTTATTAAAATAGTCATTTCTAAGCCATCAGTTATTGGCATCATAATATCTGTTATTACAATATCAGGTTTATTTGTCTTAAATCTTTTTAAACCCTCTTGCGCGTCTTTTGCAATAAATACTTTATGAAAGTAATCATTTAATGCATCTTTTAATAAACTTGCAATTTTAACTTCATCTTCAACAATTAGTATTTTTAGTGTTTTTAATAAGTTTAAATTCATTTTCAAATTATCTTACTTTAATTATTTGGTATTAAAATACTAAATTTTGAACCATCTTTAATATTTTTATGTTCTATTCTTCCATTTAAACTTTTTTCAATAATCATCTTTGACATAAAAAGTCCTAACCCTATACCTTGTGATTTATGTTTACTAGTAAAATAAGGTTCGAATATTTTATCAATAGATTCTTTATTTATTCCTAAAGCATTATCTTCTACATAAATACAAGCATAATTTATATTATCAATAATTTCATCTTTTAAAACTATACTGATTTTTTTATTTATAATGTTATTAACAATAAATGCATCTTTTGCATTTTGAATTAGGTTTATGATAACTTGAACTAACTCATTTGATACCCCTAAAGCTTTACAATCTTCAAAAATAGTAATCTTAATATCAATTTGCTCTTGTATTATTACCTTATTTAATATATTTACAGCTTCGTTTATTGCATCTTTTATTATAAAAATTTCTTTATCTTTTTTAGGATTGAAAAAATTTGTAAAATCTTCTATTGTATTAGACATATTTTTTATTAAAGTAATGCTATCTTTGTAAAGCAAATCAACTTTTTGTTCATCTTTTTTTAATGATGCTTTTTTCATATTGTATAAAGTAAGATTTAACTCAGTTAAAGGTTGTCTCCATTGATGTGCTATATTTGCAATCATTTGACCAAGTGAAGCCATTCTTGATTGCATAAAGAGAATTTTCTGTTTTTCTTCTAAATCTTTTTGAAGTTGTTTTTCTTTTGTAACATCATATCTTATTGCTATAAACTCTTTTATATTTGCTTCATCATCTAAAATAGGAGTAATTGTAGTATTTAAATAAACAGTGTTGCCATTTTTACAAAGATTTTTAACAGTTGCCTTGTAAGATTGCTTTGAAAGTATTGTTTTCCATAATGCTTCAAAATCTGAACAGAGTGCATCTGGATGTCTTACTATATTATGGTTTTGACCTAGAAGTTCATCTCTTGTATATCCGCAGATTTTACAAAACTCATCATTTACAAAAGTGATAATTCCGTTAATATCAGTTTTTGATACTATATTTGAATTTTCAATTGCGTCTTGATAAGTATTGCTCATTTTATTTAACTATGCTTTTTTCATTAACTCACAAGCTTCTTTAGCATGGTAAGTTATGATTATATTTGCTCCAGCTCTTTTAAAGCCCATTAGAGTTTCCATCATAACTCTTTCATAATCAATTAAACCTGCTGCTCCTGCATTTTTAAGCATTGCATACTCTCCACTTACGTTATATACACATAATGGTAATTTTGTTTCATTTCTAATATCTCTAATTACATCTAAAAATGCAAGGGCTGGTTTAACCATTAAGATATCAGCACCTTCTTTTTCATCTTGTAATGATTCTTCAATAGCTTCAAGTCTATTTGCTGGATTCATTTGATAAGTTCTTCTATCTCCAAAAGATGGTGTTGATTCAGCAACATCTCTAAATGGTCCATAATAACCACTTGCAAATTTAGTTGAATAAGCCATAATAGGTAAGTTTTCATATCCATTCTCATCTAATGCAGTTCTAAGTGTTGTGATAATTCCATCCATCATTCCTGAAGGTGCAATCATATCAGCACCTGCTTTTGCATGTACTATTGCTTGTTGAGCTGAAATTTCTAATGTTTTATCATTATCAACTGTTTGTGTTTTAGGATCTAGTATTCCACAATGTCCATGGTCTGTATATTCACAAAAACATAAATCAGTTACAACAAACATTTGAGGGAACTTTTCTTTTATAGCTCTTATTGTTCTAGAAATAATACTTTCATTACATAAACACTCACTTCCTACTGAATCTTTTACATCAGGAATTGCAAAAAGGATAATTGATTTTAAATCAATACTAATTAAGTACTCACACTCTTTTAGTATTTCATCAATACTCATTTGAAATACTCCAGGCATTGAAGATACTTCATTTTTAATGCCAACTCCTTCGCGTACAAACAGTGGATATATAAAGTCATCTGGTGTAACTGTAGTTTCTTGCACTAGATTTCTTAAAGTTTCATTTATTCTTAGTCTTCTAAATCGTTTAAACATTCTATTTACCTCTTTTGGTTATAATCTGCGAATTATAACAATAATAAGGTTTAAAGACAATGAATATAATACAATCAAATATTGCAAACCTGCCTACAAAACATGGAAATTTTAGAATAAAAGCTTATACACAGGACAATCAAGAACATTTAGCAATTATGAGTGAGGATTTTGAAAATATACAAATACCTTATGTACGAGTTCACTCAGAATGCTTAACAGGTGATGCACTAGGAAGTTTAAAGTGTGATTGCCAGAATCAATTAAATTTATCATTAGATTTTATAGGGGAAAATGGTGGTTTAGTAATATACCATAGACAAGAAGGAAGAAACATAGGCTTACTAAATAAAGTGAATGCTTATTGTTTACAAGATAAAGGTAGAAATACTATAGAAGCTAACTTAGAGTTAGGCTTTAAAGAAGATGAGAGAAATTATAAAATAGTAAAACATATTTTTAATGATTTAAATATCAAAAAAATTAAACTAATTACTAATAACCCTCATAAAATAGAATATATAAAAAGTATTGGGGTTGAAATAGTTGAAAGAATTCCTGCTATTACAGAGGTTAATAAACACAATATTGATTACCTAAATACAAAAAAAGATCAAATGGGGCATATGCTGTAATGAACTTACAAGAACTTTTAGAACAAAACGATTTTAGTTTTGATAGTAAATTTTACAAAGATTGTAATATCTTTGTAGGATTATTACAACAATGGGGTAAAGTTCATAATTTAAGTGGACGATTAAGTACTGAAGATATTAATGAAAATATTTTAGATTCGATATATCCTTTAAAATTTATTGCAGAATATAAAAGCTTTGCAGATATAGGAACAGGGGCTGGTTATCCTGGACTTTTACTAGCTATTGCAAATAGAGACTGTAAAGCTTATTTAATAGAACCAAGAGTTAAGAGAGTTGCATTTCTAAATTTTGTAAAAGCTTCTTTAAAACTTGATAATCTAACTGTAATTTGTGATAGAGTTGAGAAGGTAGAAGATTTAAAAGTAGATTTGATTACTTCAAGAGCTGTTACAAATACAGCACTTTTATTAGATATTACAAAAAATATTATTAACGAGAATCCTTCATATTTATTTTATAAAGGTAGCATGTTAAACGAAGAATTAGAAGTAGCAAAAGTTAATCAAAATTATAAAATAGTCAATAGAAATGATAGAAACTATTTATATATAAAAGGTAAGTAATGATTTTAAAAATATTAGCAATAGCGGCAGTTTTATTTTTAGTATATATAATCTTTTTTAAGAAGAACAGAGAAAAAGATATTATAAAAAAGAAAGATGTTAAATATGAAGATGAAATGGTTGAATGTCCAACATGTAAAACATATATTTCAACAAAAGAATCAATTGTAAGTAATGGAAAATATTACTGTTCAAAAGATTGTTTAGCTAATAAATAGGAGTTTGTATGATACTTATTGGGGATAAACTTATTCCATTTGATGATTTAGTAAACATTTCTTCTCTTGAAGAAATAAAAAACACTAAAGCAAATAGTATTATTTCATTTCGTTACAACGAAAATTTATTGACTTATTCATCGAAAAATGAACTTGATTTTGCAGTAGTAATTAAATCAATTAAAGAAGCAATTTATGCAAACTGTTTAAATGCTAGGTATATAATTTGTCAAAAAGATTTAAGTAAAGATGTACAAAAAATAGCAGACAATTATATGTTTGATTCTAAAGTATTAGCTATTATAGAATCTTGTGATGAAATAGAAGAAATAGCACAAAATGAAATAGATGGAATCATCTATAAAGAAATAATAAAATAAGCAAATCTTAATAATTAAGAGATTTTTAGATAAAATGTCTGCTTTTATTAAGAAAATATTAGGATAAATATGAAAGATATATTAGATACAGTAATACTTATTATGTTTATAATTATGGTAGCAATGTTTATCATTAATTTTAATAGACAACAAATCAAGAAACATACAGATAAAGTTGAAGAAAACGAAAAAAGAAACAAACAGAAGGAAACTATAGATGAATAAACCATTACTAATTGAAATTGGTGTAGAAGAATTACCAGCCATTCCATTTTTAAAAGAGTTACCAAATATTGAAAAAAAATGGTCGGATATATTAGAAAAGAATAGATTATTATGTGATTTTGAATTTTATTATACTCCAAGAAGATTAGTATTATGGCATAAAGAGTTTCAATTAGCTCAAGAAGATTCAGTAGTTGAACAATTTGGAGCTCCTGTTAAAATAGCTTTTAAAGATGGTGAACCAACAGGTGCTGCACTTGGATTTGCTAAAAAATGTGGTGTTGATGTTTCAGAACTTGATAGAATTGATCAAGGTAAAGGTGAAGTTCTTTACTTTAAAAAAGAAGTAAAAGGAAGTGCTGCAAAAGATTTACTAAACGATATGGTAAATGAATTTATGAAATCACTTAACTTTGGAAAATCTATGAGATGGGGAGATAGAAGTGATTCTTTCATTAGACCTATTAGATCTTTATCTATTGTATTAGATCATGAAGTAGTTGAGGGTGAATTATTTGGTGTTAAATCATCAAACTTCTCATTTGCTCATAGAATGGTTTCTTATGAGCCATTCTCATACTCTTTTGCAGGTGATTATTTTGCTAAACTTGATAACAATGGTGTTATTTTATATCCTGATGAAAGAAAAGAAAGAATTCTTTCTCAAATGAAAGATATAGAAACAAAACACGGTGTTAAAATTGATATTGATGAAGAACTACTTGAAGAAGTAGTTGCTATTACTGAATATCCAACTGCTTTAATTGGTAAGTTTGATTTAGAGTTTCTTGAGCTTCCTGAAGAAGTAATTGTAACATCTATGAAAGAACACCAAAGATACTTTGCAGTTTATAAAGATGGTGTTTTAACAAACAATTTTATTGTTGTATCAAATTCTAAAACAGAAGACTTTGGATTTATTATTGAAGGTAATGAAAAAGTATTAAGACCAAGACTTGCTGATGGAATGTTCTTTTACAAAAACGATATTGCAAATGGGTTATCTAATGAAGGACTTAAAAAGCTTACTTTTGTTGAAGGTTTAGGTTCAATGTATGAAAAATCTCAACGTGAAGCAAAAATTGCAAATCATTTAGCTATTTTATTTGACGAAGAAAAGAAAGAATTAATTGAAAAAGCTGTAATGCTTTCAAAAGCTGATCTTATGTCAGAAATGGTATTTGAATTTACTGAACTTCAAGGTTTAATGGGTTACTACTATGCAAAACTAGCAGGTGAAGATGAAGCAGTATACACAGCACTAAAAGAGCAATATTTACCTGATGGTGAAGACTCAGAACTTCCATCAAGTACTTTCTCTTCAATTATTGCACTTTCATATAAACTTGATAACTTAATGGGATTATTCTCTGTTGGAAAAATTCCAACAGGTTCAAAAGATCCATTTGGTCTAAGACGTGCATCTGCAGGTATTGTAAAAATTGCAATTGAGCATAAATTACCAATAGACTTATCAAAAATCATTGATGCATTAGCTTCTAATTATGAAGGTTTAGATAAAAAACAATTAGTTGAATTCTTTAATGATAGACTATTTAAAATCTTTGAAGTTAATCCTTCTGTTTTAAAAGCAGTTTTAGGAAGTGGTGAAACTGACATTTACGAGATTTCACAAAAATTATGTGCTTTAAATCCAATTGTACAAAGTGATTCATTTAAAGAGTATTCTTCAACATTTAAAAGAGTTGCAAATATCATTAAAGATGTTAACTTAGATGTTACTTTAACTATTAATGAATCATTACTAGAAGATGATGCAGAAAAAGAGCTTGTGTCTAAATACAATGAAGTAACTTCAAAATCATATGTTACATATGATGAAGAACTAGAAGCATTATTTGCAATGAAGCCTGAACTTGATACTTTCTTTGAAAAAGT
This sequence is a window from Poseidonibacter parvus. Protein-coding genes within it:
- the glyS gene encoding glycine--tRNA ligase subunit beta; the protein is MNKPLLIEIGVEELPAIPFLKELPNIEKKWSDILEKNRLLCDFEFYYTPRRLVLWHKEFQLAQEDSVVEQFGAPVKIAFKDGEPTGAALGFAKKCGVDVSELDRIDQGKGEVLYFKKEVKGSAAKDLLNDMVNEFMKSLNFGKSMRWGDRSDSFIRPIRSLSIVLDHEVVEGELFGVKSSNFSFAHRMVSYEPFSYSFAGDYFAKLDNNGVILYPDERKERILSQMKDIETKHGVKIDIDEELLEEVVAITEYPTALIGKFDLEFLELPEEVIVTSMKEHQRYFAVYKDGVLTNNFIVVSNSKTEDFGFIIEGNEKVLRPRLADGMFFYKNDIANGLSNEGLKKLTFVEGLGSMYEKSQREAKIANHLAILFDEEKKELIEKAVMLSKADLMSEMVFEFTELQGLMGYYYAKLAGEDEAVYTALKEQYLPDGEDSELPSSTFSSIIALSYKLDNLMGLFSVGKIPTGSKDPFGLRRASAGIVKIAIEHKLPIDLSKIIDALASNYEGLDKKQLVEFFNDRLFKIFEVNPSVLKAVLGSGETDIYEISQKLCALNPIVQSDSFKEYSSTFKRVANIIKDVNLDVTLTINESLLEDDAEKELVSKYNEVTSKSYVTYDEELEALFAMKPELDTFFEKVFVNHEDEAIKANRKNTIALVYQAFKKIADIKEITI